ggaacatctctccccccccccacccattacTTTGTGGAAgagcaataaaataaaagcaaaggggATTTTCAAATTATtgattttgttacatttttattccaccttttctcccaaggagttcaaggtacACAGTTCTCCCTGTCTCCATTTTATCATTACagcaacactgtgaggtaggttaggctgagcaaTGGGAACTGGCCCAGCATCACCCAGTGAGATTAAttgttgagtggggatttgaaccctggtcacccaggttcaaattcaaCACTAACCACTATGGTTTGCTATCATCTGCACTGAGTACTGGTGATACCTTAAATAACATTGTCAGAGCTGAAAAGTAAGCTAAACGAAACTCTCATTTAGTGGAAAATTAGAGATAAATAGAAATTGTGCTTTCATTTCtttaatttcttaatttcattTCTTAATTCTCATacatgttttttattatgtaattGTCTGTGTTTGATTTGAAATTCCAGGGATTAAATGGAGAAGGAAGAGTTGACTGTTTTTGCTCCTTTTCAGGCATGCAAGCGTCTTCTAGCACAATGGTCTCGCCAGAGAGCAGTGAGAGCCGGAAACGGCCTGCTGATTCTGAAAAGGGAGCCACGTCTGAGAAGAAGAAGTGCTTTTGGTGAGCATTACAGTTTGATCCTTTTAACTAGATGAGAAGGTGCATGAATAAAGATTGTAAGGAAAAGGAACAGAATTGCTTCCTTTAAAAGGGAGCAGGTGACCTTAAATACAGTGGCATGGATCCTAAGAACCATAAGCACTGTTCTGCTCGTGAAATTAGGTTTCTCACTGCCTCTGCTTGCAAGTAGTCCATTGGATCCAAATTAATAACCGTTTCATAGCAATCCTCTACGACAGCTCAGCATGTTAAGCCCTTTAAGTTCACTACAGAATGCAGCAGATAAATTAGATAAATTAGAAGGCAGCTTATTATAGCAATATTCTGTGTAAGTATTCAAGGTGGCAGAGCTCCATGGTTTCAGCAGAGTAATTGAATGAGCCCCTTGGAATTGGGTGGGAACAGTGTGTTGGCGGTTATGTGCCTGTTTGGGCACTTATGGTCTCCGATTTTCTACTCTACTTTTAGAAAGAGTTGCCCTTTTGATACCATTACCGTGATGTTCGGTGACTTCTATGGAATTTTAGTACTGCAAGAGCTTCACTGATATTGGTCTTGCATCAATTCCACTGGTATTTGGTGCCTCAGGTGGGCAGATGTTGAGGGGGTAGTGAGTGGGTTGGTGTCCCATGCAGTCTATCCTGCACCCcgtaagctagcctgctgccttcaggtacAGTGAAGGATGCTGAAGTAAGATCCAGTTGCCAGTACCCTCAGCTTCTGTATATGAAATTGGGTAGGAAAATGTGTTCTTCATTGCCAGAATTTGTGTTCTTTTTATAGTTGTTTGGGCAAAAGGCTTTTGGGCAAATTGCCAAACCTCTGTGCTTTGCTGATGCTATTTGTAAAAACACACActgtttaaaaatggattttcatTTATTGTGGCAGGTTGGGGGTGGAAGGCTTGGAGGACCCTGACAGTTCACAAGACAGCAGTAGCAGTGAAGATGACGACTCACCTGGCACATCAGGAAGTTGCACAGTGTCATCTGGCAACCATGTGAAGATGGTGGAAAGTACAGAACAGTATCCTAGCAGTTCTGAGGATTCCAGAAGCTGCTCTTCAGCCTCTGATGCAGCTGAGAATTTGCAAGAAGAAGGGAAGGGTGCTAAAAAGGATCTGGTAGAGGATCCACCTATCACTGAAACTGCAGCTATTGAGAAACATGAAACAGCCAGGACAACAAAGGACAGGGATCAGGCGCATGCCTCAGATACGCGGGAACCTGTGAGCCAGTTACAGAGCACAGTAAGTATGATGCTTATTATGTCTGActagaaatttatttatatataaataaatgcaactgaAATGCAGTTGAAATGCAACTTGCTACCATTCCCCATAGCTTCTATTTTCAGTCACAATGTGATGATGGCAATGTCACGTCTCATCCTTCCAGATACATTTTTGGGAGTGTAGGATGGTGGTggctattgttatttatttattttcagtagaTTCTGCTGACCTACACACAGCTGCCCCATTTGCTgggctgctctggtccatgcggtcacgaaaagttggacacgactaaacaactaaacaacaacagctcttAACCATAGATCAGGGTGGAgaaagtgtggccctccagaagttgctgggctgcaactcccattggcTGGAGCTAACAACATctgacaacaacatctggagggccataggttgcccacccctgccacAGAACATCTTTGGTTAAATTGAAACATATATACAGGATTTTGGAGTCCTATAAGGATGCTCCTATATCTTAAACTCAACACGCACCATGTTAGATGACTGCAATACCCCAAATTGAAAAcatgtagttgtttttttttgcttttcctttttgctgaaAAGCTTTTTGTCTCTTTGGGTATCCAtgacacatttaaaacactgccTGTTTCCCTTTGTTTTTTGTTAGGAGACTTCAACAATAGATCTTTTGGATTTCAACTCTGTTGCTGAACTGGAAGCCATAGGACTAGACAAGCTGAAGTTTGAGCTGACGGCTTTGGGACTGAAATGTGGGGGCACGCTGCAGGAAAGAGCAGCACGGCTTTTCTCAGTGAGGGGTCTGCCGAGAGATCAGATAGATCCTGCTTTGTTTGCTAAGCCttcaaaagggaaaaagaaataaatttttaaactgtggtttttTAATTTTCCAAGATTCTTCATATTCTGCTGTTTTTGTACGGTGATCTCTTTTCCAGGAAAGAAGAGGCAAATTTGTTCAATCTTTTAATACAGTTCTTACATGAGTAACTTTGAGGGGGGGAGTGAAAGTTTTTGCCTGCTGACTCATTGTTGCTTTCTTGATTTTTTTGTAGGTCCTGACAGCTTTTGCACAACAAGATCATAGCAAGATgctatgtttgtttttgtatgttgAATCCTGTTTGCTAAGAGTAGTGAGTGGCAAATGTTTTAAATGCTATAAAGttgtttaaaaagtaaaaaaataataatctaagaaTGGCATTGGGTGATGCAGAAGAAAATGAATGATAGGAAACAAATGCTGTATGTGGTTATATGAATAGTTAATAAAAGCCAAAGCTACGGACTATGGGTTGAATCTTCTCAAACCTGATTTCATGTTTGCAACTGGTGTTTTTAATGCAATGCTTGTTGCAAGGATACTGACAAACATGTGAGAGCTGTTACTCATCAACCTGGGGCAGCGTGCCCTTCCAGGCAACGGCTATTATAGCAGCAAGCCCATTTTGGGAACAAACGTCGTTTATATGTTTTTCACAAGCCAATGCTGAGGTTTGAGTTAACTGCTGGCGAACACCAGATATGCCAAGACCTACTAATTTCATAAATAAAACCTTAATTCATCCATAACTAGAAATAGGCAAAAGTGGTGTACTTCCTTCTGTTAAAATTCTCCATGGGCTAAATGACCTGCACAACCATAGTTTAACCATTCCCCTCCTTCAatctcttttctctccttttcatTGCCATTTCTTTTAAGAAATGCACATGGATGCTACATCTACACCAATAAATCATTTAAAATACAAGTGCATTTGCCATTTATTAATAGATTCCACTTAtatcctgcctgccttcttccaaaTCCAAAGAGGCGGCCTCCTATCCAGGCACAGACCAACCCCTCAACTTGCTTTTTATAATTATTGCCTTAATAGGACAGGAAGTGGTCTCTCACCTGCTGCCCATGCCACCTTTAACATAACACTTCTCACTTTTGCACTGCTCCAAACCCTTTCTGCGGCCTCTGGAATTTCCTGGCTTTAAGCAAGGTTTCTTTATAATGTAGTTACAGTTCATAGCAGGTGCTAGGACTGTCATGAGATGGGTTTCCCTCAAAAAAAATGTCCTGGTGCACAGCTTAAATCAAATGATATTTGCTGAAATCTGCATTTTGCACATGTATAATCAAAAGACTTCCATTTTCATCTAGCAATCCTGATACGAAAGGAAGAGGGGAGCCTCTGTACGCCTTACTACATGGGAAACTACTTGTATAAATAGGTACATCATGTGCAGTTCCAGGGCTGGGACCTCCCATCTGGAGGCGGGGACCGCTACATACATGCAGATCCCCTGTCTACACTACTACTTTATTTGTATAAGCTTAGACCGCCCAGTTACAATTAATGATTGTCTTTACAGGTGTGGTTCCCAAAGAGATGGACTCTGAGCAAAATGCCCCATTAGCTTTTCAGTGCTCTAGCCAGCCAGCAAAGAGCCTCCAAAGAAAGCTGTGAAAATATATTTCTGTTACTGAAGTCTCGGGTTTGCATGAGCCCTGCTGTCAAGTATAATGTTTAATTGAGTACTTTTGCTGAATATAGAGTGGGAAGGACTGAGAGGTGGTTTGCCATGGTGAAGAGGCCAGTTCTTTCCTCCCAGCCACTGCTAATAATGCAAGGATCATTGTGCCCAGAGTGTCTACTTGCTTTGTGGGTAGGATTGGAAGCTGGATTGCTCCCTACCACTGTTTCCAGAGCCCCTGAAAATGTTCATGTCCTCTTATTAGGTCAATGGGAAGGTGAGTTgttttttatttagcttttattaaatattttattgtgtaaCAAGACAAAAGTATATAGGGTCTCCACTCTCAATTCAGAGTCTTTTTTCACAGTCCATTTATATTCGGTATGAGACACTGTTGTAATATGCATTGTGTGGTTTCggagggggagagatgggggggtggATAATGATCTATTGCATTCTATTGCGTAATTTTTTTGTGGGAGTTTAGTGACAGCATCACATGGGTAGGtcctttatatatttataattttttttgttgACATTGCGAGAGATTGGAGGGTCCAGAACTCAGTTGTGATCAGTTGGTTTcagtgtggtttgtttgtgttGTTGAGTCAGATTAGTCATATCGTTTGGTAGACGAGGAAGGTGAGTTCAACTATGGAAGTAGCTTGTCCATACTTATGTATGCTCTCTTGCCATGTAAATGCGTGGAGTTGCTTTTATCAGTTAGAGGTAGAGTTGCCAAGTCAGTAGCACCTCAGACCATGAGATATCCGgtcccaaacctgagacctagggtTGGCCCAGTGATGCCTCTTTTTTCCTCAGCCACCATGTCCTTTAGTGACACCACAAATGTTACCCACTGGGTTCtgttggggaagaggaaaaggccatgtgcttttgtgacatcacaggtaGTCCTTAGCCAATGGTAACAGCTTGCAAAGCCTCACAATTGTGGGTGCACCTCAGCAGAGATTTatttgtatctttgtttattattaaaaatatttattatagcTCACCCTTCATCTGTCATGATACCCATGGAGGGGGAAACCACACCAAAACATTATTGTAGGGGAGCATTTTCAGTACAATGGCTGCATTCCTTAAGGGGAGTCTcccaggggccgcatgccagagTTGaggagggccagaggcaaaggggaGTGGAGCAAGGAATGTGACTCTTGATTTTGTGCAGTTGGTTCCATTCCAGctgtgcaaaagccagaggtttctgccCCTGCCCTCAAATTTCTCAATCCAGTTAAGCATGAAGCACCGTCACAGTTGAAGGAAACATTCAAACCATGGAAAAACTCTTGAGGTAGGTATGGAACAAGACTGGTGAGGGACATAGCACAGGGAGCACCCCAAGGACAAGATGGAATGGCCTGGGAGGGTTGCATTTGGCCTGCAGGCTAAGGTTCCCTAGGGTCATCTATGATTGCCTTTTACCATAGAGTAGGCACAGACCTCGTAGGCTGTCTAGTCTTTCCTGGGCTCAATGCAGGAAAAAGAGGGCTATAGTATCTCCAACAGTGTCTATATGAAGACTTCCAGCAAGAGAGGGACCACCACTCCTTCAGGGAACTAAGCCTTGTGTTGAACTCTCTTGCCATTAAGACATTTCTGCTGATATTAGGCTGAATTCAATTGGGGTACCATAATCTACCGtggagaggatgagatggttggacagtgttctcaaagctactaacatgagtttggccaaactgcgggaggcagtgaaggataggcgtgcctggcgtgctctggtccatggggtcatgaagagtcggtcacgactgaacgactgaacaacaacaacaatctaccATAAATTTCATATATATGCTCCCAGGGTATGAATTGGTGACTGACTGACCAGGAACGAGACTTgggggcataggagccaactcttacaGGCGGGGGTAGCTtaacccccacaataaaatatttgagggggttagtcccccccccccccagttgataaGCATTGCCACTCAGATGCTGTGTGTGACTGATTggccccttggcctgatccaacagggctctttaaGTTTATCTCCTTATCTTCCTGTGACTTCAGCCCATTAGGTTTAATCCTGCTCTCTGAAAGTGCCCTCTTCTACATGACAACCTTCTGGTATTTAAAGAGAGCTACAATGTCCAACCCTTCAGTCTTTTCCAAAAgtgaagaggaggggaggaggttgTATGCTGAAAACTTACATAGTGGGAAAATGTAGAAATCATATTTCACTGTCAAACAACCAGATGATCTGAACTCGTGCATCAGCAGTTCATTGTCGTGAAGAATGATACCAAACAGACTGATCAATCAGgcttgattttgttttaaatctctgcCATTATCCATAATTCTTCGTTGACTTTCAAATGTGATGGCAACATTCTGCCACCAGGCGTCGCTGTGCACCAACTAAATCGATGAAAAACTACACTGCACAACTGTTGAGCTAGATTGCTAGAAGATCCTTTACAATGGTTTGATCGTAcgttttattaataatatatgTTTATTGTCTGGTATGAATAGATTATTTGTTAGTTATTCAAAGGTGCTTCCTCTTTAAAAATGGCATCAACATTCTATTTGTTCAGCATCTCCCTACCAGAATCCTTACCCAATTCACTAATGTGTGCACTAGAGTGCATAGGGGCGATTCCTATGGTCTTCAGTTTTATATTTAAGACTAGAGCATAACATATCTTACATAGATTGCAAATGAATTTAAGTCTCGACACTCCTGTCTAACTGGTTTAGGGATTAAGATGGCTGTCTGTTTTGCTGGAAGAGCTGTGCATTTAACAGCTGCAGGAAGGTAGCTGTTCAGCTTATTGTCCCTCAACCAGACAGATGACAatgagaaatagagctgggtcGGTGTCATCCACATGTTGATGGCACCTCTCTCCAAATTCCAGCAGCATAGGAGATAAGGTGGAATCTTGCAGGACTCCACGGCACAAATTCTATGGGACTGAGCAACAGTCCCCCAATGCTGCCTTCTGCAGCTGGTCTTGCAGGTAGGATCAGAACTACCAAAGTGCCTCTCAAACCCCGTCTACAAAGCTAATCTAACAGACAGGGcccacccacccatgaggcaatgtgagccgactgcctcaggtggcagaattcaccagggcagcagatcccaatgtcaatctTTATTCCTCCTTTTTTCATGATGTAGATTTTCCCTCAGCCTTTCTTTCATGGCAAAGAGGGGTGGTGGTGCGATTTAggggtccacctcaggtgccacAATGTTTTGGGCCGGCTGCCCACAGATACTATGGCCAATGGTCTTAAATACCTCTGAGAGATTAAGGAGAAATGATAGGGTCATCCTTCCCCTGTCCTGTTCCCTATAAAGGACAACAAGCATGGTGACGGTGACCAAGGCCACTTCAGTCCCAAACCCAGGTCTGAATCCAGAGTGGAGAAAGTCCAGCTATTACTGGACTACAGCATCTGAGCAACCACCATCTTCTTTAATAACCTTCTCTAAGAAGGGGCTATTTACCGCTAAGGAGTAGTGCTTCCAAACAGTCAGGTCCAAGGAGGGTTTCTTAAGCAGTGGTCACACCACCAACTCTTTTGAGTGCAGCAGAAACCACTCCCTCAGGCAAAGACACTTTTGTCACACACCCCTAGCTGCCCCTTTCTGGCTACTACTGATCAGGCAAGAAGAGCAAAGGTCGAGGGAACACAGGGAAGGTCAAACCTCTTGGTCATATTCTTAAGCTGTAAAAGCTGGAAATGATCCTATAGTAACTGACCAGGCTAAATgtagttaataaataaatttaatccCTGTACGTAGGAAATGTACAGGTTAATATACAAGtaaaatttatttttgaaaactgTTTATGCATGTCTCCAAAGCGCTTTCCATTATATACGTAGTTGTTACAGCAATCCCCAGCACCAAAGTATTGATTCAGAAAAAGACTTTTGTGTTACCTATTAATTAGGCTTCCATGGTTCCATGGGAAGTCTgctgctgcaaaaacaacaaagcgtCTTGACTGTGACACAATTGCTTGTGGAATAAAGTCCATTGCATCAGATCACAGGCAGTTTACCTGCAGGGGGCAGCAGAGACTATTGCTTGTTGACAGCTCCATTTCCCAAATAAAAAAGGCTGGGAATTTAGGCTCCTCCAGTTTATTGAGCACCCATCCTGATTTCCCCACAGGGAGGTTATATGGTGTCAGCTCTTTATTGAGCacttgttttgatttgtttgtggggagcttATACTccacactttttagtgcattcCTAACTACAAAGATTctgttattgggtttttttttagttgttgttgttggtttttttaaagtggataaATGCACCAGAGctgctttaattgcacaaacctaaagatatagaaagggacccaggtggcgctgtgggttaaaccacagagtctagggcttgctgatcagaaggtcggcggttcgaatccctgccacggggtgatctcccattgctcggtcccagctcctgcccacctagcagttcgaaagcacatcaaagtgcaagtagataaatagggaccgctccagcaggaaggtaaacagcatttccatgcgctgctctggttcgccagaagcagctttgtcatgctggcctcatgacccagaagctgtctgcggacaaacaccggcttcctcggcctatagagcgagatgaccaccacaaccccagagtcggacacgactggacctgatggtcaggggtccatttacctttaaagATATAGAAGATacgttcttgaagcaactagcatgagtttggccaaactgtgaaagataggcgtgcctggtgtgctctggtccatggggtcacgaagagtcggacacgactgaatgactgaacaacaaaagataTAGAAGGCTAGTAATTCTCAAGCTGGGCAGTGAGTGGGCCTTGGATCACTTTCAGACTGGCCTCAGTGACACAGCCTGCCAATTACCCAGAGGCTTGCTGGAGGTCATCAGAGAGACAGGACAGCTGTTTGTGGGGAATACCCTTAACTCTGGATTTCCTGTATTGAGTAGGGGTTGGACTACAGTAGATCAATTGCCTGTAAAGCCCCTCCCACGCTTAacaaaactctcagcacccttaacaaactacagttctcaggattctctgtgggaagccatggctgttaaaatgGCACAAGAGTGTTTTGAATGTATGTTTATGCGGATGAGACATGAGGTGAAATAAGAGTAATAATAACTTGCTAGTCTGAATCCATTCCTAGACAATACCACcaaaagagagaaaatacattGCTCCCAAAAAGAGAAGGCAAAAGGGCAATGGCccatcccagcatcctgttctcacagggatcacccagatgcctgggggaacctgaaagcaggagctgagcacaagagctttCTCTTGGGGTTTTCAgccactgatattcagaagcattgctgcctccaaccacaagaggcaaagcatagccattgtggctaatagtcATCAACATCAATTTGTccagtccttttaaaaaagccatccaagttggtggccatcattgcctcctgcgagagagcaagttccatagttttaactatgtgctgcatgaagaagtgctttcttttatgtgtcctgaatctttgaacactcagcttcattgaatgcccacaagttccagtgttatgagagggagaggaagttttCTCAATCCACTTCCTCTATGCCATGCATAGTGTTACAAAAACCTATCATGTTGGATTTTACTCACTTTTTCTCTCAAC
Above is a window of Lacerta agilis isolate rLacAgi1 chromosome 3, rLacAgi1.pri, whole genome shotgun sequence DNA encoding:
- the SDE2 gene encoding replication stress response regulator SDE2, producing the protein MALWVRDLLASGAQPVPLPAEDRSVCGLLRARCRVQGLPEDHFYIKCNGRLVNSEDVLQEGAVYSLEPRLCGGKGGFGSMLRALGAQIEKTTNREACRDLSGRRLRDVNHEKAMAEWVKQQAEREADKEQRRVERLKRKLAEPKHFFTNPDYQQQCHEMAERLEDSVLKGMQASSSTMVSPESSESRKRPADSEKGATSEKKKCFWLGVEGLEDPDSSQDSSSSEDDDSPGTSGSCTVSSGNHVKMVESTEQYPSSSEDSRSCSSASDAAENLQEEGKGAKKDLVEDPPITETAAIEKHETARTTKDRDQAHASDTREPVSQLQSTETSTIDLLDFNSVAELEAIGLDKLKFELTALGLKCGGTLQERAARLFSVRGLPRDQIDPALFAKPSKGKKK